GCTGCGCACGCAGCTGGCAAGCCAGCTGAAGAAGTCTAAAATGCAGTCGAAGAGGCTACGCTCAGCAGGCGCTGCAGGTGCTGCCCGTTGAGGAGCTTCGACGGGCGCTTGAGGCGCAGCGGCAGCAGGAGCTGCAGGTGCTGCCTGCTGAAGAGCTTCAGCGGATATAAGGGGAGGTTGAAGCGGAGCCTCTTCTGGATAGTCTGGCAGAGGAAAGTCGGGTTCAAGCCCTTCCTGCAGCCTCAAGTTAAGTTCAATGACCGTGCTCTGGTATCTGTAAACTCTTAGAATGCCATCAAAGAGCTGGAAGCTCATCGCTCGAGCATTCTGGAACTCATCCACACCTAAGATCTGCCTTCTCTCTCCCTGCTCGTTGTAGAAGGCAAGAGATGCTGCTCCTAAAACGAGCAGACCTGCGCCTAATCGAAGCAGATTTGATCCCTGATAACTCGTACCAAAGCGAAAAGGTAGATGGTCTCTTTGATCAATAATTATCTTTTTTGTTGGAGTGGCAAAGAGATCCGAAAATTTCAATAATTGTAGGGATTCAAGAACGCTATCTTCTTTTATCTCTTGGACTCTTATCCAGACACCCTCACTTGTCACAGCACTATCATGAATAGAGATGTAATCACTTTTAAGTAATTTTCCCAGATAAGCCATTTTCTGAAGATTGAAAATATGTATCTCATCCGCCGTTCTTGGATCTTTGAAGCTTCCATGTGTGAAAACCAGGTTGTCATGACAAACCAGTCTGTGCGTTTGAAAGCCCTTCGGCATGCGGACACTTCCCAAGTGGCTTCTTCTATTATGATCGTAGATATCAAGAGAAGAAGAGGTGGCAATTACAAGTCTATTTTGTGAAACCGCGTAGCGGAAATCAAAATGGGAACAACTCACTTTATCGATGGGATAAGAGCTCCGCTGAGCGCTATCTGTAAGATCCTCCACTCGGATAGCTGTAGGAGTTATGGAAAAGAACTTTTCTTGGGCTATCCAAGGAGTTATCGCTAGCCCTTCTAGTCCAGAATGTTCAACATCATACCCCCTCTCGTACCCTCTTAGCATTTCGCAACTCTTAAAATCCCTTAAGCGCCACTCATAACCCTCACCATCTTTTGCTGCCGTCCAAAAGAGCCCTCCCCTCTGAATGTAGATCTCTCTAGTGGGCTCCCTCGGATTGTCCAAGTTAGGAGGAGGAAAATGTTTATAGAGAGGAAACCGCCCTGCAAGCAGATTGCGCACCATCAGAGCTTCCCAAGCGCGGTAGCGCGCTCGTATGTCGCCCTCTCCTTCTACCTCTACTCCCTCTTCCGTTGGAAGTTGCGGCAGCGAAGGAAAACACCTCGCAATAAGATCTTTTGCGCGCAGATCGGCAGCACCCGCTGCCCATTGTTTGCATACTACGGCGAGATCGATAAGCTCTCGTCTACGCATAGAAAAATGTCCCTGCGCATCTATCGCAAAAGAGAAGATACGATCAAGCATCTCCACAGGAAGAGAGCGCGCAGGGGATGCGCCGTCCTTTGGAGGCACTGCTGATCGGCACGGAGCTGCGGTGGCTGCTATTGCTCCCTTGCTCTCTATGAACTCTAAACCTAATCCTAATCCGCTGCTCATGGCTGCTCCTCCATCCCGAGGCAGCTGCGCACGCAGCTGGCAAGCCAGCTGAAGAAGTCTAAAATGCAGTCGAAGAGGCTACGCTCAACAGGCGCCTGAGGCGCTGCGGCAGCGGGAGCTGCAGAAGCTGGTTGAAAGGGCTGGATTGGCCGATTAAAATCGTAACAGTAAACGTCTTGACAACCTTCTTGTATTCTTAAAACTCCATCAGAAAATTGAGCATAATTAGGATGATTCATGAAGTTTGTTTCTTCTCTCATTTTAACTATGTCATGAGAGGATCTAGCTTTGAGATTTAAAAGAGTGATCTTGGCTGCATCCTTGATGCAATCATCAACAACAACTACTCTTCCTCCAAAAGGAATAAGGCCCGGAGTTAGAATTCTATAAAATGTTCCTGGAAGAACTACTGTTGTCACTCTTCTTCCTTGTCCCGAAGACAAGGTCTCTTCCTTGACTAGTTGCAAACTATTTGAAAATCCTACTCCTTCGGATTTGCCGGTCTTTAACACAGAAAAAGCCGGAAGTTTCACATCTGTTCCTTCTGATCTTAGAGTTGAGAGATTGAAATGCTCCTTGATGTAGTCGTTACCTACACTACTCAGATATACGCAGACTCCTCCTTGCCATCCAGTAATACACACAAATGGACGCTCTTTCTGATAAGGGGCAGAGGGAACCTCTCCCACTTTTTTACAGGTTGGAAGGTCGTAAACATGAATAGTTAGCTTCTCTTTTTTGGCATCTTCCATCGCACATACAAGCTTTCTATCCACAACCTTAAAATAGCACTCCCTCCCGGCAACAAATCCAGGATCTTCTATCCGCAAAACAGGAGCTGTACTTGAGTTTAAAAGATCCCAGATACAAAGCACACACTGACTTCTGTTTTCTAAGGTACGTCCGTATACAATCAGCTTCCCATAAGCAATGAGAGGTGCAAACTTTTCAAATAGAAGCGCATCTCCACAATTAGAATACATCATGAGCAGATGAGAACTTACATCTATAGATCTTACAATTCCTAATGGGGCCTTGAATTCTCTTAGTTCAACAAGCCCTCCTTTGATCGTACAAAAGAGGGTGTCCCTTTCACCTCTCCAAACAGGTAGGCTACGAGAGCTTCCTTCGGCGACTGATGGTCTATAGTCTGTAGTATCTGGTATTGTTTCAATGAGCGTCCGGGTAAAGTGGCCTGCGTCCAGGTTTCTTTGAATTCTATTCAATCGTTCAAGGCAGCGCTCTTTCAGATTCTCCCCAGGAGGCAAGGAGGGAAGTGATCTTCGTCTTACCTCTTCCCAGAGTGGCTTCTCTGCTACCCTGCGCCACTCTCTGCATGTGGCTGCACAGGCAGCGAGATCGCTCACTCCATCCATAGAAAATGAAAGAAATGCAAGCCTCTCTGGAAGCTGAAATTTAAAGAAGATATTCTCAAGACAATCCTCCACGAGCAAGCGCGCAGGACATGAGCCGTTCTGTGGGGGCACTGCTGATCGGCACGGAGCTGCGGTGGCTGCTATTGCTCCTTTGCTCTCTTTGAACTCTACGCTCATGGATAAACTCGTTGTGATTTGCAAAAAATTATATCAAATTTTGCAAAACAAGTAAAAAGCAAATGGGGGTTCAAAAATTAATTATCAGCTAAAACAGATAACTTAATTTTTTATTATATTTAGAATGAAAGATTGGAAGGCGGGATCTTGTCGAATGGGGTTAAATGCCTCTTGTGAAAGAACTTCTTGAATGTTCTGAAGGCCCTCTTTTAAAGCGGTTTGGAGCCAGCCAATGGCAGCATTTGTTTGGGAAAAAGAAGCGCAGGCGTAGGCGTTTCTGAGGGCAGTTTCTACGCTTGGCCAGGTCTGAAAGCACCTGCCGCCGAGTTCGATCACAAGGGGGTAGTCCTTCTGATCAAAGGCGGCTTTGTGCAGCAGGCAGAGAGCGTCGGAAGAGAGCTCGCCCTGGATGGGAAGAAGAAGCTCATACGCCTCTTTGGCTCTTCCCTCTTCGTAGTCTAGGTAGGCAAGATACTGCGTGGAGAGGAGGTAGATCATCCCCTCTCTTGTGCGGCTGAGAATTTTATTCAGAGTCTCTCGAGCGCGCTCTTTTTGGCCAGCGTGCAGCAGAGTCTCCGCTTCGTGAATCATCATTTTAAGCTCGGCGTCTCTGTCTTTTTCCGAAAGCTGCCTGCTCTTTCTCCATGTTTCAAAGCTCTGGAAGCCCAGAAGGAAGAAGAGGGCGCCTACCAGAAACGCTTGATAGAGAAAGAAGAAGAGGCTCATGCCGATTGCAATCGCCATGCTGGTAAGAAGCGCATACTTAAATCCGCGCACTCCCCAGAAGGCCTCGCAGACGATGCGCAGCAGCTGTCCGCCATCGAGGGGCATCACAGGAAGGAGGTTTAAAAGCGTCCAGAAGAGGTTGACCCACTGAAGTGTTCCAACAGCTCCCAGCATAAGCTCGTTTGAAGGAGGAACAAATTGAAGCACGAGAGTAGCGAGGATAAATAGAATAAAGCCAAAAAGTGGTCCGTTAAAGACGATGAGAAACTGCTTGGGAAATGAGAGGTTCTCTCCCTCGTGGTAGGTGAGGCCTCCCCAGGCGACGAGCTCGATGCGCGGGTGCCTCCCAAAGAGAAGAGCAGTGAGGGCATGGCCAAACTCGTGGAACAGCACAGAGACGAGGATGATTCCCATCCAGATGAGAGTGCCCATCCAGGTCTGGCTATTGACATATCCGATGAGTGCTGCAACAAGCCAGAACATCGGAGAGATCGTTAGCGGAATGCGCCTTGCGATGCGAGCCATTTTTCTATTTTCCAGCTAGCGCTTTTTCAACTGCTTTTCCCATCTCTGCTGGCGACTCGGTAACGATAACGCCGGCAGCTCTTAACGCATCCATCTTGTCTTTCGCAGTGCCTTTTCCACCAGAGATAATCGCGCCTGCGTGTCCCATCCTCTTGCCTGGAGGTGCGGTGACGCCAGCAATGAATGCAGCAACGGGCTTGGTGCAGTGCGCTTTAATCCACTCTGCAGCCTCCTCTTCGGCGCTGCCTCCGATCTCTCCGATGAGCAGAATCGCTTCTGTTTCTTTATCTTTTTCAAAGAGTTTAAGAACGTCGATGAAGCTTGTGCCGTTAAGAGGATCTCCTCCGATGCCGACGCAGGTCGTCTGTCCGAGACCCGAGAGCGTCGTCTGCCAGACAGCCTCGTAGGTAAGTGTCCCAGAGCGCGAGACGATTCCCACTTTGCCGCGCTTGTGAATGTATCCGGGCATGATGCCGATCTTGCACTCTCCAGGAGTGATGATTCCCGGGCAGTTGGGGCCGATAAGGCGGCTCTTGCTGCTTCTCATCACGCGGCTCACTTCCAGCATGTCGCGCACGGGAATTCCCTCTGTGATGCAGACGATGAGAGGAACGCCTGCGTCTTCTGCTTCCAAGATCGCATCAGCCGCGTAGGCAGCAGGCACGAAGATGAGCGAAGCGTCGCAGTTCAGCGCCTTCTTAGCTTCATAGACGGTATCGAAGAGAGGAAGGCCCAGCACCTCTTGTCCGCTCTTGCCCGGTGTGACCCCGCCGACAAACTTCGAACCATAGAGAAGCCCCTGCTCAGTGTGGAATCTGCCCGCTTTTCCCGAGAGCCCCTGTGTGATGACTCGCGTCTTTTTATCGATGAGAATGGCCATGAATCTATACTCCTTTCACTGCGGCAACCGACTTTTTGGCCGCCTCTTCTAATGTATCCGCTGTTGTAATTGGCAGGCCCGACTCTTTGAGAAGCCTCTTTCCCTCTTCGACATGAGTTCCCTCCATTCTGACGATGAGAGGCACTTTAAGTGCGAGCTCCGATG
Above is a genomic segment from Chlamydiales bacterium containing:
- a CDS encoding M50 family metallopeptidase produces the protein MARIARRIPLTISPMFWLVAALIGYVNSQTWMGTLIWMGIILVSVLFHEFGHALTALLFGRHPRIELVAWGGLTYHEGENLSFPKQFLIVFNGPLFGFILFILATLVLQFVPPSNELMLGAVGTLQWVNLFWTLLNLLPVMPLDGGQLLRIVCEAFWGVRGFKYALLTSMAIAIGMSLFFFLYQAFLVGALFFLLGFQSFETWRKSRQLSEKDRDAELKMMIHEAETLLHAGQKERARETLNKILSRTREGMIYLLSTQYLAYLDYEEGRAKEAYELLLPIQGELSSDALCLLHKAAFDQKDYPLVIELGGRCFQTWPSVETALRNAYACASFSQTNAAIGWLQTALKEGLQNIQEVLSQEAFNPIRQDPAFQSFILNIIKN
- a CDS encoding F-box protein, translated to MSVEFKESKGAIAATAAPCRSAVPPQNGSCPARLLVEDCLENIFFKFQLPERLAFLSFSMDGVSDLAACAATCREWRRVAEKPLWEEVRRRSLPSLPPGENLKERCLERLNRIQRNLDAGHFTRTLIETIPDTTDYRPSVAEGSSRSLPVWRGERDTLFCTIKGGLVELREFKAPLGIVRSIDVSSHLLMMYSNCGDALLFEKFAPLIAYGKLIVYGRTLENRSQCVLCIWDLLNSSTAPVLRIEDPGFVAGRECYFKVVDRKLVCAMEDAKKEKLTIHVYDLPTCKKVGEVPSAPYQKERPFVCITGWQGGVCVYLSSVGNDYIKEHFNLSTLRSEGTDVKLPAFSVLKTGKSEGVGFSNSLQLVKEETLSSGQGRRVTTVVLPGTFYRILTPGLIPFGGRVVVVDDCIKDAAKITLLNLKARSSHDIVKMREETNFMNHPNYAQFSDGVLRIQEGCQDVYCYDFNRPIQPFQPASAAPAAAAPQAPVERSLFDCILDFFSWLASCVRSCLGMEEQP
- the sucD gene encoding succinate--CoA ligase subunit alpha is translated as MAILIDKKTRVITQGLSGKAGRFHTEQGLLYGSKFVGGVTPGKSGQEVLGLPLFDTVYEAKKALNCDASLIFVPAAYAADAILEAEDAGVPLIVCITEGIPVRDMLEVSRVMRSSKSRLIGPNCPGIITPGECKIGIMPGYIHKRGKVGIVSRSGTLTYEAVWQTTLSGLGQTTCVGIGGDPLNGTSFIDVLKLFEKDKETEAILLIGEIGGSAEEEAAEWIKAHCTKPVAAFIAGVTAPPGKRMGHAGAIISGGKGTAKDKMDALRAAGVIVTESPAEMGKAVEKALAGK